From Streptosporangium album, the proteins below share one genomic window:
- a CDS encoding alpha/beta hydrolase family protein, producing MKRALLLAFALVLPISACGAPATVQAQRLMIPSPTGPHPVGTVSVHLTDQSRQDPWTTSGAKRELMVSLWYPAKDAQNHKVAPWLPKAAADRYLEDNGLKPGSVLLDTTDGHEGAPIDQGLGKLPVILYSPGANASRAYGTGVVEELASRGYVVVTIDHTYDAAVVEFPDGRVETGPEVTDFAKAVEVRVADVRFVLDQLPTLDKAHVFDLQRIGMFGHSLGGAATSSAMYADKRIRAGLGLDGAVFGKVAQSGLDRPYLVVDTEGKGGISTNPALRTFWDGLRGWRLNLTLKGAAHNSFGDDVLLIPMSAKPLGLSKAEVEEIVGTIPAERALAFQKAYPLAFFDLHLRKQKEPLLDGPSPAFPEVAYRR from the coding sequence ATGAAACGAGCTCTCCTTCTGGCGTTCGCGCTGGTCCTGCCGATTTCCGCCTGCGGCGCCCCGGCAACCGTCCAGGCACAGCGCCTGATGATCCCCTCACCGACAGGGCCGCATCCCGTGGGAACCGTATCCGTACACCTGACCGATCAATCGCGCCAGGACCCCTGGACCACGTCGGGCGCCAAGCGCGAACTGATGGTCAGCCTGTGGTATCCGGCGAAGGATGCGCAGAACCACAAAGTCGCTCCTTGGCTGCCCAAGGCGGCCGCCGACCGATACCTGGAGGACAACGGGCTGAAGCCGGGTTCTGTTCTGCTGGACACGACCGACGGTCACGAGGGCGCCCCCATCGATCAAGGCCTCGGCAAGTTGCCGGTGATCCTTTACTCACCCGGCGCCAACGCCTCACGCGCGTACGGCACCGGCGTCGTGGAGGAACTGGCCAGCCGAGGCTACGTGGTGGTCACCATCGACCACACCTACGACGCGGCGGTGGTCGAGTTCCCCGACGGCAGGGTGGAGACCGGGCCCGAGGTGACCGACTTCGCCAAGGCGGTCGAGGTCCGGGTGGCGGACGTGCGGTTCGTCCTGGACCAGTTGCCCACGCTGGACAAGGCACACGTCTTCGATCTTCAGCGGATCGGCATGTTCGGCCACTCGCTCGGCGGCGCGGCGACCTCCTCGGCGATGTACGCCGACAAACGCATCAGGGCCGGGCTGGGCCTGGACGGCGCCGTGTTCGGCAAGGTGGCGCAGTCGGGGCTCGACCGGCCCTACCTGGTGGTCGACACCGAAGGAAAGGGCGGCATATCGACCAACCCGGCGTTGCGCACGTTCTGGGATGGCCTGCGCGGCTGGAGGCTCAACCTCACACTCAAGGGGGCGGCCCACAACTCCTTCGGCGACGACGTCCTACTGATCCCGATGTCGGCCAAGCCGCTGGGCCTCAGCAAGGCAGAGGTCGAGGAGATCGTCGGCACGATCCCGGCCGAGCGGGCGCTGGCCTTCCAGAAGGCCTACCCGCTGGCCTTCTTCGACCTGCACCTGCGCAAGCAGAAGGAGCCGCTGCTGGACGGGCCCTCACCCGCCTTCCCCGAGGTCGCCTACCGGCGCTGA